One Pirellulales bacterium genomic region harbors:
- a CDS encoding aminotransferase class III-fold pyridoxal phosphate-dependent enzyme, whose amino-acid sequence RSTETLLIVDEVQTGMGRTGMTFAVEHEDVHPDAMTLAKSLGGGLMPIGAMLARRDLWMKAYGTVGNCTLHTSTFGGGSLATAAGLAALDVLENERLAENAARRGEQLLEGLSEIAKRFRCVKQVRGRGLLLGVEFNPLQANVKTHWLAIDPTGMARFIASEVGQMIDAFHVLHAMQTLMQGHSIYTQFTRSNPLVLRIEPPLTITEAQTQEFLSAFEKTCEEIDFIVSIIGEMIAKTSVGKHDAAQRAGFTPADAAQ is encoded by the coding sequence GCCGCTCGACCGAGACCCTGTTGATCGTTGACGAGGTTCAGACAGGAATGGGCCGCACGGGAATGACCTTCGCTGTCGAACACGAAGATGTTCACCCCGACGCGATGACACTGGCCAAATCATTGGGCGGCGGATTGATGCCCATCGGCGCGATGCTCGCTCGCCGCGACCTGTGGATGAAGGCGTACGGCACGGTCGGCAATTGCACGCTGCACACGAGCACCTTCGGCGGAGGAAGCCTGGCCACGGCCGCGGGCCTGGCGGCTCTGGACGTTCTTGAAAATGAACGGTTGGCCGAAAACGCCGCCCGTCGCGGCGAGCAGCTTCTCGAGGGATTGAGCGAGATCGCCAAGCGGTTCCGCTGCGTGAAGCAGGTGCGCGGACGGGGATTGTTGCTGGGCGTCGAATTCAACCCGCTCCAGGCCAACGTCAAGACGCATTGGCTCGCGATTGACCCGACCGGAATGGCCCGCTTCATCGCCTCCGAAGTCGGCCAGATGATCGACGCGTTTCACGTGCTGCACGCAATGCAGACGCTGATGCAGGGGCATTCGATCTACACTCAGTTCACTCGTTCCAACCCCTTGGTCCTGCGGATCGAGCCGCCGCTGACGATTACGGAAGCTCAAACGCAGGAGTTCTTGTCCGCCTTTGAGAAAACCTGTGAGGAAATCGATTTCATCGTCTCGATCATCGGCGAGATGATCGCCAAGACGAGCGTTGGCAAGCACGACGCGGCCCAGCGCGCTGGATTCACTCCGGCGGATGCAGCTCAGTAA